Proteins encoded together in one Amblyomma americanum isolate KBUSLIRL-KWMA chromosome 1, ASM5285725v1, whole genome shotgun sequence window:
- the LOC144115742 gene encoding cytochrome P450 4V2-like — MSAHEKIAASASGYSPVAALVLLALATAVLAKVVMALARWIRMYWCLRNVPHPKQRWPFSLAIDMWQSLAKMDPNLEITARIFNYFEEMFKTIHDQEVTVAYYGPQPFLIAATPKALEPVLNNSQNLNKAFLYKMMKPWIGNGILIIDKSLWRSRRKLITPAFHFRVMDDYAPIMNRRAREMLCKLDAVGTEFFDVLPIMRLAAFGILFGLRPKKGERALDAFVPCAHQSEKQAYHGFETTASAIAYTLFLLGNHPEVQAKVLEEIDSIFGDDQERDVTIEDMKQLKYMECVFKESMRLYPPVPLIARNVDEDMKVGEYTVPKGAVAVAAIYFIQRHPKYFEKPDCFIPERFLDTKEKNPFQYIPFSGGLRNCIGQRFANLEEKILLTQIMRRYTVTSKLRMDQLQLSIEVVLKATQGMEIKIKPREKVKKQAESVTGNAHSQ, encoded by the exons ATGTCGGCGCACGAGAAGATCGCGGCCTCGGCGTCAGGTTACAGCCCCGTGGCCGCGCTTGTGCTCCTCGCGCTGGCCACCGCAGTACTCGCAAAAGTCGTCATGGCCTTGGCCAGGTGGATCCGCATGTACTGGTGCCTGCGCAACGTGCCTCACCCTAAGCAGCGGTGGCCGTTCTCTCTCGCCATCGACATGTGGCAGAGCCTCGCCAAAATGGACCCCAACCTGGAAATCACCGCAA GAATATTCAACTATTTCGAAGAAATGTTTAAAACTATACACGACCAAGAAGTCACCGTTGCGTACTACGGCCCACAACCATTCTTGATTGCCGCTACACCCAAGGCCTTGGAA CCGGTCCTCAATAATAGTCAGAACTTGAACAAAGCATTTTTGTACAAGATGATGAAACCCTGGATAGGAAATGGAATCCTAATAAT CGATAAAAGCCTGTGGCGAAGCCGTCGCAAGCTGATAACCCCAGCCTTTCATTTTCGAGTGATGGATGACTACGCACCGATTATGAACCGCAGAGCTCGAGAAATGTTGTGCAAACTGGACGCCGTGGGAACAGAGTTTTTTGACGTGCTGCCCATCATGCGCCTTGCAGCGTTTGGCATACTTTTCG GGCTGAGGCCGAAGAAGGGCGAGCGTGCCCTCGATGCTTTCGTGCCTTGTGCCCATCAAAGTGAGAAGCAGGCTTACCAT GGCTTCGAGACGACAGCCAGTGCTATCGCATATACTCTTTTCTTGTTGGGCAATCACCCAGAGGTACAGGCAAAGGTACTCGAAGAAATTGACAGCATTTTTGGAGACGATCAGGAGAGAGATGTCACGATAGAAGACATGAAACAGCTGAAATATATGGAGTGCGTGTTCAAG GAATCCATGCGGCTTTACCCTCCGGTTCCCCTAATTGCCCGCAACGTGGATGAGGACATGAAAGTTG GAGAGTACACTGTGCCCAAGGGAGCCGTCGCAGTTGCAGCCATCTACTTCATACAAAGACACCCAAAGTATTTTGAAAAACCGGACTGCTTCATACCCGAACGGTTTCTCGACACCAAAGAAAAGAATCCTTTTCAGTACATTCCATTCTCCGGTGGTCTCAGGAACTGCATTG gtcAAAGGTTTGCCAACTTGGAAGAAAAGATCCTGCTAACACAGATCATGCGTCGTTACACCGTCACTTCCAAACTTCGAATGGATCAGCTGCAACTATCCATTGAGGTGGTTCTCAAAGCAACCCAAGGCATGGAAATCAAAATTAAGCCACGAGAAAAGGTGAAGAAACAAGCGGAAAGTGTCACAGGAAACGCCCATTCTCAATGA